Proteins encoded within one genomic window of Tabrizicola piscis:
- a CDS encoding tyrosine-type recombinase/integrase, producing the protein MPERIKLTEKVLREAEPVVGRDYQIFDTEVRGFAACIYRGGGRAFTLDYRHAGRQRRMTFGRWPEWSVSAARERAKEIRREIDAGADPLAQRGALREAPRVDDLIERYCAQHLPKLAERNASDQKSALAKMVAPVWGRKLVTEITSTDVDKLLNKVAEGRARPHKEKPNNRARKLQPAKPTPVRANRIGEVLRKMFTLAVEWGWCEDNPAQRFHRRIETARERFLSKDEINSLAAALDAAEDRRAADIIRMCMLTGARLGEVRQARFEQFNLEHMSWSKPPAMTKQRRVHRVPISDETATIVRQRQLMVPRGTPWLFPGDTPGQPVQEVRRFWAQLQKECGLQEVHIHDLRHTFASLLVSGGASLEMIGKLLGHSQMQTTLRYAHLMDSPLRAGVDAVASAFRPKPRLVHDADDHGGRKTA; encoded by the coding sequence ATGCCCGAACGCATCAAGCTGACCGAAAAAGTGCTCCGCGAAGCCGAACCCGTCGTGGGGCGCGACTACCAGATCTTCGACACGGAAGTCCGTGGGTTTGCCGCCTGCATCTACCGCGGCGGCGGGCGGGCCTTCACCCTCGACTATCGCCATGCCGGTCGCCAGCGCCGGATGACCTTCGGGCGCTGGCCGGAATGGTCAGTGTCGGCGGCACGAGAGCGGGCCAAGGAAATCCGCCGCGAAATCGACGCCGGTGCGGATCCGCTGGCCCAGCGCGGGGCGTTGCGCGAAGCGCCGCGCGTGGACGATCTGATAGAACGCTACTGCGCCCAGCACCTGCCGAAGCTGGCCGAGCGCAATGCGTCTGACCAGAAGTCCGCGCTGGCGAAGATGGTGGCTCCGGTCTGGGGCCGGAAGCTGGTGACGGAAATCACCTCGACCGACGTCGACAAGCTCTTGAACAAGGTGGCCGAGGGTCGGGCCCGGCCGCACAAGGAAAAGCCCAACAACCGGGCCAGGAAACTGCAACCAGCAAAGCCTACGCCGGTGCGCGCCAACCGCATCGGGGAAGTTCTGCGCAAGATGTTTACCTTGGCGGTCGAATGGGGGTGGTGCGAGGACAATCCCGCCCAGCGCTTCCATCGCCGGATTGAAACAGCGCGGGAGCGGTTCCTGTCAAAGGATGAGATCAACAGCCTCGCTGCAGCCCTCGACGCTGCAGAGGACCGCCGCGCTGCCGATATCATCCGCATGTGCATGCTGACCGGCGCCCGTCTGGGCGAGGTTCGGCAGGCGCGATTTGAACAGTTCAACCTTGAACACATGAGCTGGTCAAAGCCACCCGCCATGACGAAACAGCGCCGGGTCCATCGTGTGCCAATCTCGGATGAAACCGCCACCATCGTGCGCCAGCGCCAGTTGATGGTTCCGCGCGGTACGCCGTGGCTGTTCCCCGGCGACACGCCCGGCCAGCCGGTGCAGGAGGTACGGCGGTTCTGGGCGCAGCTCCAGAAGGAATGCGGATTGCAGGAAGTCCACATCCACGACCTGCGCCACACCTTTGCCTCGCTGCTGGTCAGCGGCGGCGCTTCGCTGGAAATGATTGGCAAGCTGCTGGGCCACAGCCAGATGCAGACCACCCTGCGCTACGCCCACCTGATGGACTCACCCCTGCGCGCGGGTGTCGATGCTGTGGCGAGCGCCTTCCGGCCAAAGCCCCGGTTGGTTCACGATGCTGACGATCACGGTGGCCGAAAGACCGCGTGA